One Dehalococcoidia bacterium genomic window carries:
- a CDS encoding NADH-quinone oxidoreductase subunit N: MIEGLNFDYSLLIPEYVLGLVAAVLVGLDLAAPRFPKRLMPWIAAATLAGVFALSFAWLDTEDDFAGLIFIDDYTTFFRCFFTAIGFFVVVASAQFVQQRLRHPGEYYALLLVATAGAIYMAASRELLTAYISLEVLSFSSYILVSYAKSDNRSNEGGMKYMLLGAFSSAILLYGISFIYGTAGSTSYDAIAEAFSDGTSGFTAPTLLGLTLIVAGLGFKVAAVPFHMWTPDAYEGAPLPITAFLSATSKAAGFALLIRLFSSALMPVVDDWRFMVAAISAATMVAGNVIALQQHNIKRLLAYSSIGQVGYMLMGLVALSPEVTSALLLHMTGYIITNMAAFTAIIAYHNETGAEEMSDFRGASDRSPLLATVIAVALFSLAGMPLFAGFLTKFIFFQSVAEEGYLWLAGVAVVASVISLYYYLYVIREMYVSPATNTERFSVPLVMKAAVAVLTVGIFVVGLYPAPLYELTDGVASVLF, from the coding sequence ATGATAGAGGGACTCAACTTCGACTACTCGCTCCTCATCCCGGAATACGTCCTGGGACTGGTAGCCGCCGTCCTGGTCGGGCTTGACCTGGCGGCGCCGCGCTTCCCGAAGCGCCTGATGCCGTGGATCGCTGCGGCTACGCTCGCGGGTGTCTTTGCCCTCTCATTCGCCTGGCTGGACACCGAGGACGACTTCGCAGGCCTCATCTTCATCGACGACTACACGACCTTTTTCCGCTGCTTCTTCACGGCCATCGGCTTCTTCGTGGTAGTCGCATCCGCCCAGTTCGTGCAGCAGCGGCTCCGTCATCCCGGCGAGTACTATGCCCTGCTTCTGGTCGCGACCGCGGGCGCTATCTACATGGCCGCCTCGCGCGAATTGCTCACCGCTTACATCTCCCTGGAGGTCCTGAGCTTCAGCAGTTACATCCTCGTCTCGTACGCCAAGAGCGATAACCGCTCGAACGAGGGTGGGATGAAGTACATGCTCCTCGGCGCCTTCTCCTCGGCCATCCTGCTCTACGGCATCAGCTTCATCTACGGCACCGCGGGGTCGACCTCCTATGACGCTATCGCCGAAGCATTTTCGGATGGCACCAGTGGCTTCACGGCGCCGACCCTGCTCGGCCTGACGCTGATCGTCGCCGGCCTGGGATTCAAGGTGGCGGCCGTGCCCTTCCACATGTGGACGCCGGACGCCTACGAGGGCGCGCCGCTGCCGATCACGGCTTTTCTCTCGGCTACTTCGAAGGCGGCCGGCTTCGCGCTGCTCATACGGCTGTTCAGCAGCGCCCTCATGCCCGTCGTGGACGATTGGCGCTTCATGGTCGCGGCGATCTCGGCGGCGACCATGGTGGCCGGAAACGTGATCGCGCTCCAGCAACACAACATCAAGCGGCTGCTCGCCTACTCCAGCATCGGGCAGGTCGGCTACATGCTTATGGGCCTCGTCGCGCTCTCGCCTGAGGTGACGAGCGCGCTCCTCCTGCACATGACCGGCTACATCATCACCAACATGGCTGCCTTCACGGCGATCATCGCCTACCACAACGAGACCGGGGCCGAGGAGATGAGCGACTTCCGCGGCGCCTCCGACCGTTCGCCGCTACTGGCCACGGTCATCGCTGTCGCCCTGTTCTCGCTGGCCGGGATGCCACTCTTCGCCGGCTTCCTCACGAAGTTCATCTTCTTCCAGTCCGTCGCCGAGGAAGGCTATCTCTGGCTGGCCGGCGTCGCCGTCGTGGCCAGCGTGATAAGCCTCTACTACTACCTGTACGTCATCAGGGAGATGTATGTGAGCCCCGCGACGAATACGGAGCGCTTCAGCGT
- a CDS encoding NADH-quinone oxidoreductase subunit M, with translation MEQGHALLALIVLPLAAAFALLWVPGERKDLVRYLSALIGLVCFVISVYVFVAYEPGGEEQFDFLLRYDWIENVGILGEHGISLYLGVDGIAASMILLNGVVAFAGVLISWKIENKNKDFFILYWLLVAGVFGTFSSLDLFAFFFFYELAVLPMYLLIAVWGSSTRFPTFLRTKEYSGLKLMMMLVAFSVLIFIAIFATFAEADVGTFDLTALYGAEFDTDFQKWVFPLFAVGAGCLAGLWPFHTWSPDGHVAAPTAVSMLHAGVLMKLGAFGILRLGIQLMPEGAEFWMPALIVLATINVVYGAISALAQTDFKYVIGYSSVSHMGYVLMGLATLDPVGLNGAALQMFSHGVMTALMFAMVGAVYDQAHTRELAAFGGLAGKMPRFAIYFTIAGLTSVGLPGLSGFVAEFNVFVGTFSEYWWAGVLAVLGAGITAVYIFRLLALSFFGQFNEARWGDLKDMTRYEAVGGALLIVFILFMGLWPDPFVDRISDTVVNHLPGIG, from the coding sequence ATGGAGCAAGGTCACGCGCTGCTAGCGCTCATCGTCCTGCCGCTCGCGGCCGCTTTCGCGCTGCTCTGGGTGCCGGGTGAGCGCAAGGACCTCGTCCGCTACCTGTCGGCACTGATCGGGCTCGTGTGCTTCGTGATCTCCGTCTACGTGTTCGTTGCTTATGAGCCGGGTGGCGAAGAGCAGTTCGACTTCCTGCTGCGCTACGACTGGATCGAGAACGTTGGCATCCTCGGCGAACACGGCATCAGCCTTTACCTGGGCGTGGACGGCATTGCCGCGAGCATGATCCTGCTCAACGGTGTCGTGGCCTTCGCGGGCGTGTTGATCTCCTGGAAGATCGAGAACAAGAACAAAGACTTCTTCATCCTCTACTGGCTGCTCGTCGCGGGCGTTTTCGGCACGTTCTCGTCGCTGGACCTGTTCGCCTTCTTCTTCTTCTACGAGCTCGCGGTGCTGCCGATGTACCTCCTGATCGCGGTCTGGGGCTCGAGCACCCGCTTCCCGACGTTCCTGCGGACGAAGGAGTACAGCGGCCTCAAGCTCATGATGATGCTGGTGGCCTTCTCCGTCCTCATCTTCATCGCCATTTTCGCCACTTTCGCGGAAGCGGACGTGGGCACGTTCGACCTGACGGCGCTGTACGGGGCGGAGTTCGATACGGACTTCCAGAAGTGGGTCTTCCCTCTGTTCGCCGTCGGCGCTGGCTGTCTTGCCGGCTTGTGGCCATTCCACACCTGGTCGCCGGACGGCCACGTGGCAGCCCCGACGGCAGTGTCGATGTTGCACGCCGGCGTGCTGATGAAGCTGGGCGCTTTCGGCATACTCCGCCTCGGCATCCAACTCATGCCGGAGGGCGCCGAGTTTTGGATGCCGGCGCTAATCGTGCTGGCGACGATCAACGTCGTCTACGGGGCAATCTCAGCCCTGGCGCAGACGGACTTCAAGTACGTCATTGGTTACTCCTCCGTCTCTCACATGGGCTACGTGCTGATGGGCCTGGCAACGCTGGACCCGGTGGGGCTGAACGGCGCCGCGCTTCAGATGTTCTCGCACGGCGTGATGACGGCCCTCATGTTCGCCATGGTGGGAGCGGTCTACGACCAGGCGCACACGCGCGAGTTGGCCGCGTTCGGCGGCCTGGCGGGAAAGATGCCGCGCTTCGCCATCTACTTCACGATCGCCGGGCTTACCTCCGTGGGTCTGCCCGGGCTCTCGGGCTTCGTGGCCGAGTTCAACGTGTTCGTCGGCACCTTCAGCGAGTACTGGTGGGCCGGAGTTCTCGCGGTCCTGGGCGCCGGGATTACGGCAGTCTACATCTTCCGCCTGCTGGCGCTGTCTTTCTTCGGGCAGTTCAACGAGGCGCGCTGGGGCGATCTCAAGGACATGACGCGCTACGAGGCAGTGGGCGGCGCCCTGTTAATCGTCTTCATCCTCTTCATGGGGCTCTGGCCTGACCCGTTCGTGGACCGCATCTCGGACACCGTCGTTAACCACCTGCCGGGGATCGGATGA
- the nuoL gene encoding NADH-quinone oxidoreductase subunit L, whose translation MMEQAWLLPALPALAFVVLALGHFLFSRYIPRGGDFIAIGAMAASFVLMVLVSLDLFDQLPALAADLQNNTSGFDWVKVEEIDFVLRVGFLVDQITVVMLIVVSFVGLMVMIYSLGYMRGEPRYGWFYAVLSLFVACMLTLVLADNFLLLYVVWEGVGICSFLLIGFYWERRPAAEAAKKAFITTRLGDVAMLIGIIMLWRETGTFDMSAIFHAAEEGEIGQTYLTVATLALFGGAMGKSAQFPFHVWLPDAMQGPTPVSALIHAATMVVAGIYLVARTMPLFEASDEWLLYFVIVVGMITTFMSAFMGLVMTDIKQVIAYSTLNSLGLMMVSLGLGEPGVAPAMLYLFAHAFFKALLFLAAGSVIHATEHQEVDHLGGLAAKMPITHWTFAVGALAMAGMIPLSGFWAKDEILAIARDESPVVLLFLLLSLPVTALYMARVYMLTFQGEPRDHHAFEHAHESPPVMSLPLIVLAVLAAVSGFVVFDAVGEAVGFGSGFLAMVENVFGEAHDFEIDWLVLVLSTALVAGALVVGWDAWTGERAMAREAAARAPFLYQLFSNKFYVDAFYQWVIDQVVLGFAKIIAFFDRAVVNDTGVNGPGEFTGATGWVLKHAQTGRLPNYAFAIIAGVVVLAIAGYAARG comes from the coding sequence ATGATGGAGCAGGCCTGGCTGCTGCCGGCGCTGCCCGCGCTGGCCTTCGTGGTCCTGGCCCTCGGGCACTTCCTGTTTTCCCGCTACATCCCCCGCGGCGGCGACTTCATCGCCATAGGCGCGATGGCCGCCTCCTTCGTGCTCATGGTCCTGGTATCCCTGGACCTCTTCGATCAGTTGCCGGCGCTGGCGGCCGACCTGCAGAACAACACCTCAGGGTTCGACTGGGTGAAGGTCGAGGAGATCGACTTCGTCCTGCGGGTGGGCTTCCTGGTCGACCAGATCACGGTCGTGATGCTGATCGTGGTGAGCTTCGTCGGCCTCATGGTGATGATCTACTCGCTGGGTTACATGCGCGGAGAGCCGCGGTACGGCTGGTTCTACGCCGTCCTCTCTCTCTTCGTCGCCTGCATGCTCACGCTGGTCCTCGCCGACAACTTCCTTCTTCTGTACGTGGTCTGGGAGGGCGTCGGCATCTGCTCCTTCCTGCTCATCGGCTTTTACTGGGAGCGCAGACCTGCTGCCGAGGCGGCCAAGAAAGCGTTCATCACCACGCGTCTAGGGGACGTGGCGATGCTCATCGGCATCATCATGCTCTGGCGCGAGACGGGCACCTTCGACATGAGCGCCATCTTCCACGCCGCGGAAGAAGGCGAGATTGGCCAGACCTACCTTACGGTCGCGACCCTGGCCTTGTTCGGCGGCGCGATGGGCAAGTCAGCGCAGTTCCCGTTCCACGTGTGGTTGCCGGACGCCATGCAGGGCCCGACCCCCGTTTCGGCCCTCATTCATGCCGCCACGATGGTAGTGGCCGGCATCTATCTCGTTGCGCGCACCATGCCTTTGTTCGAGGCCTCGGACGAATGGTTGCTCTACTTCGTCATCGTGGTCGGCATGATCACGACCTTCATGTCGGCGTTCATGGGCCTCGTGATGACGGACATCAAGCAGGTGATCGCTTACTCCACCCTCAACAGCCTCGGACTAATGATGGTCTCGCTCGGCCTCGGCGAGCCGGGAGTGGCCCCGGCGATGCTCTATCTCTTCGCCCACGCCTTCTTCAAGGCGCTGCTCTTCCTCGCCGCCGGCTCCGTCATCCACGCCACGGAGCACCAGGAGGTCGACCACCTGGGCGGGCTGGCCGCAAAGATGCCGATCACGCACTGGACCTTCGCGGTCGGTGCCCTGGCGATGGCGGGAATGATCCCGCTCTCCGGCTTCTGGGCGAAGGACGAAATACTCGCCATTGCCCGGGACGAGAGCCCGGTGGTCCTGCTATTTCTCCTGCTGAGTCTGCCCGTGACGGCACTCTATATGGCCCGGGTCTACATGCTGACCTTCCAGGGCGAGCCGCGCGACCACCATGCCTTCGAGCACGCGCATGAGTCGCCCCCCGTGATGTCCTTGCCCCTGATCGTGCTGGCCGTACTCGCCGCGGTGTCCGGCTTCGTGGTCTTCGACGCCGTGGGGGAGGCGGTCGGCTTCGGCTCAGGCTTCCTGGCGATGGTGGAGAACGTGTTCGGCGAGGCGCATGACTTCGAGATCGACTGGCTGGTCCTCGTGCTGTCGACAGCCCTGGTAGCAGGAGCGCTCGTGGTCGGCTGGGACGCCTGGACGGGCGAGCGCGCCATGGCGCGCGAAGCTGCCGCGCGGGCGCCTTTCCTCTACCAGCTCTTCTCTAACAAGTTCTACGTCGATGCCTTCTACCAGTGGGTGATCGACCAGGTCGTCCTTGGGTTCGCCAAGATCATCGCCTTCTTCGACCGCGCGGTGGTCAACGACACGGGAGTGAACGGCCCTGGGGAATTCACGGGGGCGACGGGCTGGGTGCTGAAGCACGCCCAGACCGGCAGGCTGCCTAACTACGCATTCGCGATCATCGCCGGCGTCGTCGTGTTGGCGATCGCCGGCTACGCCGCGAGGGGGTGA
- the nuoK gene encoding NADH-quinone oxidoreductase subunit NuoK, translating to METAAEQVSLNHFLIISAILFSLGVYGVLSRRNAVLILMSVELMLNAVAVNFVAFAVYTDGELFRGLIFAIFVITIAAAEVGLALGIIIRVFRNRATADVDEVSQLKW from the coding sequence GTGGAGACCGCGGCGGAGCAGGTCTCACTCAACCACTTCCTCATCATCTCCGCCATCCTCTTTTCTCTCGGCGTCTACGGCGTCCTTTCCAGGCGCAACGCGGTCCTGATCCTCATGTCCGTCGAGCTAATGCTGAACGCCGTAGCCGTGAACTTTGTCGCCTTTGCCGTCTACACCGACGGAGAGCTGTTCCGCGGCCTCATTTTCGCGATCTTCGTGATTACGATTGCCGCTGCCGAGGTCGGCCTGGCACTGGGCATCATCATCCGCGTGTTCCGCAACAGGGCGACCGCCGACGTGGACGAAGTGAGCCAGCTGAAGTGGTAG
- a CDS encoding NADH-quinone oxidoreductase subunit J, producing the protein MAEAVFYILSILAIAGGIGVVTSQNVVHAALWLILSLLAVAGFYILMTSEFLALVQILIYGGAVATIILFGLMLTRGRDQMPITFGEAQRLPAFLAGVLLLGLILGGILNTDWPRYVQEVTLVDTRAIGDALFTTWLLPFEIVSVVLLIALVGAIVISRQEEGEA; encoded by the coding sequence ATGGCCGAAGCGGTCTTCTACATCCTGAGCATCCTGGCCATCGCTGGCGGAATCGGAGTCGTTACTTCCCAGAACGTCGTCCACGCCGCGTTATGGCTCATCCTCTCGCTCCTGGCCGTGGCCGGCTTCTACATCCTCATGACCAGCGAGTTCCTGGCCCTGGTGCAAATCCTGATCTACGGCGGCGCCGTCGCCACGATCATTCTCTTCGGTCTCATGCTCACGCGTGGCCGCGACCAGATGCCTATTACTTTCGGGGAAGCGCAGCGCCTGCCGGCATTTCTGGCAGGCGTATTGCTGCTGGGCCTGATCCTGGGCGGCATCCTCAACACCGACTGGCCGCGCTACGTCCAGGAAGTCACGCTGGTCGACACGCGCGCCATCGGCGACGCGCTGTTCACGACCTGGCTCCTGCCCTTCGAGATCGTGTCCGTGGTGCTGCTCATCGCGCTCGTGGGCGCCATCGTCATATCGCGCCAAGAGGAAGGAGAGGCGTAG
- a CDS encoding 4Fe-4S binding protein produces the protein MIGVLKALGVTFGTMLRKPVTIEYPTVHRPVPERDRAFPILLWDYEVDEPFCTGCHACERACPVECMTVTMKDNPKFAEGKSKRRKIVDQFFIDYGRCMRCNICVEVCNFDAIAMNNTWAGHELSTEDRKELVMDLEQLLAQHKTRDPGTRIKPWVPS, from the coding sequence ATGATTGGCGTTTTGAAGGCCCTGGGTGTCACCTTCGGCACCATGCTGCGGAAGCCCGTCACGATTGAGTATCCGACGGTGCACCGCCCCGTGCCCGAACGCGATCGAGCCTTCCCGATCCTCCTCTGGGACTACGAGGTCGACGAGCCCTTCTGCACCGGCTGCCACGCCTGCGAGCGCGCCTGCCCCGTGGAGTGCATGACGGTAACGATGAAGGACAACCCGAAGTTCGCGGAGGGCAAGAGCAAGCGCCGCAAGATCGTCGACCAGTTCTTCATCGATTACGGGCGCTGCATGCGCTGCAACATCTGCGTCGAGGTGTGCAACTTCGACGCCATCGCCATGAACAACACCTGGGCCGGGCACGAGCTCTCGACGGAGGACCGGAAGGAGCTCGTGATGGACCTGGAGCAGCTGCTGGCCCAGCACAAGACACGAGACCCCGGTACGCGGATCAAGCCCTGGGTTCCGTCCTGA